A window of Miscanthus floridulus cultivar M001 chromosome 12, ASM1932011v1, whole genome shotgun sequence genomic DNA:
ATCTACAGCAAGTATGTGCTGTGCATTTGAGCCCCAAACTATCAAATGTAGGAAGCCATTAACAAAGGCGCACTGATGTTCAATAGGGTCTAGTGTAAACTGATGATGCCACCCTTCCAATTGTCCTTGCTCTTTTTGTTCATCAATTTGGTTTTGACTCCAGGTCCCAGTTTCAGACGAGTAAACATGCAATGACACTACATACTCTTCCACATTGGTATCTGGAACTGGACCAAGTGAAAGTGAGAGGATACGGCCAGATTGAAAGCCAAATAGGTGTGGCTTATCGCTTCCCCAGAGCCGCAAGCGGGCATGGCAGACCATTACCTCGTGGTTGGGTTGCACACGATATAGCCATCCAATAGGTGAGACGGCTCTTGACCAGGGACGGACCTACAGGGTATGTAGGGTGGGCCACCGCATACCCTGGGGTCCGCCAGTCATAGAGATAGGTAAAATTttcaatgtaaaaaaaattgcataagaaatttttttggttaccgaattgcataagaatttttttttttgctgggcATACCCAGAGGTAAAAACCAGGTTCGTCACTGCTCTTGACGCTGCCCGAAAAGGATAAGCCCGTTGCAGGAACCCAACAAGAATGCCTCGATCCCAGTCATATCCGTCAGGAAGGAGAAGCAAGGGTCGATGTCCAGAGTCACGGATCTCACTGTCAGGTCGATGAAATTGAAACTGATACGGCCCAATTCATCGTCGTTAACCTCGGAGACCTCGGATGTCTGGACAAACAGTCCTTGCATGGCTTGGCGGAGCTTCTTCCGGTTGTCAGGGTCGGCGATGAGGTCGCGCCAGGCCTTGGACACGCAACCGGCAGACGGACTTGGCAGGGACGCGGGACAGAATCTCCACCAGGGGGTCGTCAGGGAGGCCGGGCACCGCGCCGGCGCTCGTCTTGGAGCAGCCCTCCATGCCTCCCTCCAAGAGTAATCTGTGCAAAGCTGGGACCGAGCGAGATGGAGGTGTGAGGGGATGAGAGGGGGAAAATGCAGCAATGGGGAGGCAAAGGGAGCTTACCAGACACCGGAGATCGCCGTGGTCGACGGCGCCGGCGCAGGGCTGTGCCGACAATGAAGATCGAATTCGATTCGAATGGGGATTTGGGGATTTTTAAACCCTAGGGCCCTTTTGGAACGCGGGTTTTTTCCTGATTCTTACGTTTTTCCTACGAAAAATAAACTGAAtcatgtgaaatttttataaaaTCGCTGTGAAATTCCTCCTGCAACTAAACCGCCCGCACTTAAGCTCGGTGTCGGTGGAGGCTGGCTGCGGGCGGACCGGCGGAGCGAGCAAATGAGCTCTGTCGGCGGAGTGCGGGCAGTTGTTACGTTACTAGAGGAGTTTGGGCTTCACGTAAATTAGTTTTAGTCTGGGCCTGGCGCCTGAGCGAATGGGCCGCAAAGTTTGAACTGGGCCTCTGTTCATCGTCCTTTTTTAAGGAAAAAATCTACATTATCTCCCTCAACTTTTACCGAAGTCTGTTTTTCCTCCATGAATTCCAAAACAGGGTAACCCACCTTcctaaacttttaaaaccatttGTTTTACACCCCGACTGGTTATAAGCGATTTTTAAAGGCGGTtttgtcctttttcttttttatttatttcagctaaatctttgaaaaatcataataaatcatagaaaaaccataaaatggaaaatccagtTTTGTTGGACTcgacatgagtagatctacacagtgaacatataatatgatatgctttagtataaatttttttgctgtagctttagatatatgattttctgtaattaattcatagctgtagtttttatggtctaattgtggtgaaatttttatggtgggctaattattgtatgcttgaactttTGTAAAAATTTTCATAGTCACTGGATCTTgtataactttttttttttgaatcggAGGTAACCCCATTTCCATTATCGCTAACGACAGCGTTTTGGAGACAGTTTAGAAAGAGAGCAGACACAGTATCTAAGACAGACATAcaatcaccaacgcaaagctacCAAGTTCCAGCCAAACACAACTAGCACCTGCATAAAGACGCTGCAAAAGCCACCTAGGCATAACAGTATGCTGCCCAAAAAACAAGCTATCTACGCAAATTGCTTCCTCCGAGCAACTTGGCCAGATTTCCTGAAAGCTTGAGTAGAAGAGCTTCTCATTCCTTCTTGTCGCCACTGTCATCATTATTCAATAGCTGTTGTCCATCCCTGCTCCTCTTCTTGCCCAGCAGAGACGCAGCGATCTTTAGCATTGTAGTTACTCCAGCTTCCAAAGCCTCCTTGTAGATTTCCTTGAATAAGCCTGCCCAGTAATTCATCGGGGCACATGCATGACAAATGATAGCAATAGGATTCAAAAGAGGTTTTCCTTCAAAACAAACTTTGTTGCGAGCTTTCCAAATAGCCCAACATACAGCCGCAATCCCAACAGTATGAAACTGTTTTCCTGCAGGCAACCATTTATCACACCAATTCCAGCACTGATCAAACGATCTGGGGACATTAGTTGGACCAAAGCATTTTGCCACAATTGCCCACACAGCCTTAGCTGTGCTGCATTGGAAGAATAAGTGAGACAGAGATTCATTATGAGTACAAAAGTAGCAAGTTGGATCTCCTTGCCACTTCCTTTTGACCATATTATCTTTTGTCAAAATCGCATTATTAAGCATAAGCCACACAAAAAATCTTGATTTTACTCGTCACCTTACTTTTCCAGATTCTCTTATTGTATAAACCAGAATCATTAACAGTCATAGCATCATATGTAGATTTAACACTAAATCGACCATTCTTACCAAATTTCCATGTGACTTTATCTTTACCATCTGATTTATTAATGAGATTCAAGTCAGACAAAATTTTCAACCAGTCATCCTGCAAATCGTTAACTAGCCATCTAGTGAAAGAAACCAACTGAATGTCACATTTCACTTGTTGTACAGATATGTTTTGTTTTTCACAAAGTTTAAATAAATCAGGAAACAGAACATTCAGAGGTTTATCATACAATAACTGTCTTTCCAGAACAGAGTATTACtgccatcactaatcaccattttCCTTCCTTGTAAATACACATCTTTGACTTTTAGAAGATCAGCCCAGATAGCTGAGTCATTTTGTTTGTGTTTCACAGAACAAATTGAGTTGTTTTTAAGATATTTGAATCTAATGATCTGCTGCCATAGTCCATCTTCTGTGTCTAGTTTCCACCACCATTTACAAAGCAAACCGATATTCATTTTCTTGATGTCCTTAACACCAAGACCTCCCTTCCTTTTGCTTTTACATATCCTGGGCCACTTAATAAGGTGATATTTTCGTTTTGTTCCCCCACCTTGCCAGAAAAAAACCCTTCTAAGTTTATCCAACTTATTGAGTACTGTTTTCGGGAGCAAGTAAATGGACATGTGGTAGATGGGAGCATTATTAAGGCTAGATCTAATCAGAGTCGTCCTACCTGCAATGGACAAAGAGCTTCCTTGCCAAACATCCAATTTCTTGGCACTTTTATCTACTAAAGGCAGCCAATCTGCAACATGTAACCTGCTAGGACTTACTGGCACGCCTAAGTACTTAATTGGGAAGGTCCCAACTTGACAATTAAACAGATCAGCATAAGTGGTAGCCCAGTCATCTTCATCATTTATAGTCAGGATTTCACTTATGAGAAAATTAATTTTTAATCTAGCCATCAGCTCATACATGTATAGGAGTAGTTTCATGTTTCGAGCATCCTCAATGTTATGTTTTAAGCAGATTATTGTATCATCGGCATACTGTAGAACAGCAACACCATTCTCAGTAATATGGTCAGCCAAGCCACAGAAAAGCCCATTTGATTGTGCTTTGTGTATCATTCTTGAGAGCCCATCAGCAACGAAGTTAAATAAGATTAGAGAGAGGGGATCACACTGCCTCACTCCCTTGAAGCTTTTAATATAACTACTAGTGAGGTTATTCAATTTCACGCTGACAGTTCCCCCCGAGACAACATTCCTAATCCATTTGCATCATTTAGGGCAAAATCCTCTAGCTTCTAGAGATCTAAACAGGAAGCTCCATTTTACCTTATCATATGCTTTTTCGAAATCTAATTTCAAAATGATACcaatttgtttttttcctttttgtttcaTGTAAAATTTCATGTAAGATCATAATCCCACTCATGATGTTCCTGCCTTTCATGAAGGCAGTCTGATTGGTGTGAATGAGTTTGTCAGCTACTTTCTCGAGTCTCAAAGTCAAAGTCTTAATGAGTTTATATAAGCAGTTTAACAGACATATGGGTCTAAATTGCTGAATTCTAGATGCATCTGTAACCTTTGGTAACAGTGTAATCACACCATAATTTATTCTACTGATATCCAGCGACGAAGCCAGGAATCGACGAAGCCAGGGctggcttcctcttcttcttcctccagcccctccttgccttcttcttcctcctcatggcggtagcccgggctaagcccgggctccatgtaaatcatggccgtagggggggctggagcacggGTAGCCCCCCCGCTGGCTTCGTCGCTGCTGATATCCACCCTCCCTTCATGAAAGTTTTGAAATAACTGTATGATATCTTCTTTGATAACTTCCCAGCACACTTGATAAAACTCAATAGGTATTTTGTCTGGGCCAGCAGCCTTGTTTTTTTTCCATTTGGGATAATGCTTCTTTAATTTTCTTTTCAGAGAAAGATTCACATAGAAATTCATTATCCAGACCAGAGACTTATTCTAATTCATTCCATAAACTTTGATCTATATGCACATTATGTTCCACTTCAGGTCCAAACAGCTCAGCATAATATTCAGTTGCATGTTTCAAAAGATTTTCATCACCCTCAATAGTATTATCATCATGTTCCAGAGATATAACAGTGTTTTTCCTTTTCCTTCCATTAGCAATTCTATGAAAATAACTTGTACTCCTTTGAGTAACCACTGCTCATGAGATCTGTTAAACCAATATGATTCCTCTTCATCTAAGAGTTCAAGATTCTCACTAAtcaattttgttttcaaaataaCTTGCTCAGCATCAAGACCATTTAGTTCTTCTAGAGCCTCCAACTTGGCAATTTCCTCACTGCATTTATTTCGTTGTTTTTTCAATTCACCTTGCATATTAAAACCCCAACCTTTGAAATATTGCTTAAAAAGCTTTAATTTCTGTTGTATCTTATCCAGAGCAGTTTTGGCTCTGCAAGGCTTAAACCAAATCTTCGCGACCAATGGAATAAAATCAGGGTGATAGatcaaatctataactaagttatacatgatccaatgaccatgaaatttttactacaattcaagcatacaataattagctcaccataattagaccatagaaactgcagctatgaattaattatagaaaaacatatatctaaagctacaacaaaaaatttatactaaagcataccatattatatattcactgtgtagatctactcacgtggagtccaacaaaattagatttttcattttatgatttttctatgatttactatattttttcaaaaattcatctgaaataaaaaaagaagaaaaacccgCATTTGAAAACCACTTATAAACGGCCAGGGAGTTAAAACAATCAGTTTGAAAAGTTCACGAAGGTGGTTTATCCAGTTTTAGAGTTTAGGTAGGAAAAATAGACTTTCGTAAAAAGTTGAAGAGGTAACGTggacttttttctttttttttacccaCAAACAACGGGCTGGCTGTAGAACGTGTACAGCAATGCAATGTTAAAGGTAAACCTTCAAAGCTTCTCACGAATCATGCATCAGTGCAAAATCTTAGTGTCAATCAGTAAGGGTCTGAGTGAATATTGCGTCTGATAACTTAATACTTCAATGGCACAACTCTTCAGTGCAACGCAGTATCCACACCACACAAAACCAGCCAAGCCCGTCTAGCTTGCTCTCAAACAGAAGCTAATGCTAATCCGTGATTACATTACAGATCGAGGCTACATTAACAAATGTGCGAACCACACTTGAGAATAGAAGCAAGCAATTGGACACAGAGTTACACACTAGGCTAGTAATATGTAACGAGTATCATTAGTAAAATATATTTCTATAGCAAatatatttggagatacaaatatccATACTATTTTCTATTAATATAGTTAAATTTAAAAAGTTCGACTCCTCCAAAATTAACAGTTCATTCTTTTTTTAGAACCGAGGAAGgattaggacagagggagtaggcaATTCTGATCATCCCTTAGTTTTGCTTTGTTTTGGTAGATCCCTCCCCGTATTGGGAGTTGAGTGGTTCACAGTTCTCAAGAAATGGGTAATCCGTGTAGCCAACAACAGGATCATCGGTGTAGAATGTTGATCGATCGTACTTGTTCAGGGGAGCATTCAGATGGAATCGCCTCGGCATGTCAGGATTCGCCAAGAATAAGCGGCCGTATACGACCATGTCAGCATATCCATCAGCCACAACTCTGTTCCCCTCTTCCCTGTCGTAACCTCCACCAACCATGAAAGTTCCGTTGAAGGCCTTCCTCATTTCGTGCAGCCTGTGTGggattttcatcttgccatccaCCATGACCATCTCAGGTTCCACCGCACTGCAGTACAGGATGTTGTATCTGTTCAGTTCCTGAGCCATGTAGACACCCAACCTGTCTGGGTCCAGACTCATGGCAACCAAGGTAATTGGCATAAGGAGAGAGGCCGATCCCCACACGGTCTGACCCAATCTCAGCCACCACAGCATCAACTACCTCAAGGGCAATGCGACAGCGATTCTGTATGCTGCCTCCATACTTGTCAGTGCGGTCATTGACACTGTCTTTCATGAATTGCTCGAGAAGGAAGCCATGAGCACCATGGATTTCAACCCCATCAAAACCTACATTTGATACGTGTTATGATGCTGATCACGTAAGGTCCTTGTACATGTTTCAGAAGGTACAGCGAGGTAATAGAATATCTAATCTTTGTAATCGAACAAACCAAGAACCTATAATATTTGTAATCAAACAAACCAGGAACCTATCTTACAGAAGTTAACTACAATTTAAATTCTATTTTTACAGCATCTAATTATTATGAGCAAGTAAATTTCATCCTGAAAACAAAGAGTAGTGATGCTTTTTCTTATTTGCTTTTTATTTTCTATTATGTTGACTATCAGCTTACCAGCATCCACAGCATTTCTTGCAGCAACTCTGAAATGATTGATTACATTGGGGATCTCTTCTATGGTTAAGCGTCTTGGAATGGGGAAATCCATGTGGTCATCTCCATTCTTTTTCACTGGCTTATCTGTGCCGGAGATGGGTTCTTTCTCTGGtaataaaaagataatcatcCCTCAGAATCATTGGTTCCAAATATTCATAATCAATTAAGCTGAATGACTAAAGTAAGAGATGTTAATGAAATAATTAATTTTTCAGTTCAGTTTTGGAACACAGGGTAGGTGAGGCTCCTGTGGTTGCAGTTGCACCAAACCTGAAAAGATTTCTTGCAGAAGATACAAGATGGCCTATAAAAGGCTTTGATGGAACCACAAACACTAATATTAAGTTTGAAGCATTCTGCTGCAGGTGGAGGGTAGTGTCAAGTGTGATATCAGCACAGCATTCACCAAACATCATCACATTCATTACGGTGGTTAATAGAAGGAAATGGAAGGGGTCAGGTAAGAAATGTTTACCCATATCAGATGCTCTTCCTACATGCCAAATCTGGCAGAAGAATATTCCACCTTTTGCATGTACTGCATCCACAACAGGCTTCCAGGCCTCTACTTGTGCCTTGGTCCAAATCCCTGGGGTGTGTGGAATTAAACTCATCCCTTGAGCATCAGGTGACACCCCTTTGGCTTCAGCAATCAGAAGACCGCCCTCTGTAGCCCTCTGTGAGTAGTACAATATGGCATGCGATTGTGGAAGATTGCCATATGATCTGGCTCTTGTCAAGGGTGCCAGTACAGTTCTGCAtgaagatgaagaaaatgatcatAAAGAAGATGTCAATTAGTTCTGAGGCATGATAATTACTGTGCCAAGTGCAATACATCAACCTTAAGGCTTTTAAATTTCAATAGGGACTTCTCAGAGTTTTCATAAGCCTAAAGGATCAGTGTGTGTGCAGGACATGGTTGTTCATACTTGATTTAGACCAGACATCCATTTTAGACATGTATTTCTCCAAGAGTATTCCAGTGCAAGTGGCAATTAGTGCAAAACAAACTATTTTATAAACCGAAGAAAATTAATCTCTATAGCAGAGCTAGAGCAATTTGCAGGTCAGTAACACAACTGATGCATGAGAAAGTTTGAAGAGCAGATGAGAACAAGTAAATTGACATACGAAGTCATCCAAGTCTACTGAAACTCTAGCATGTCTAACTAACCTGTGTGAAAACCTGAATCTTTCTGTTTCATAAGGACTCAGAAGAGGTATATTTTCCATGATCGCTTTCCTTGCTCCTCAGCTGCTACTCCCCAAGAGGGACACAAAGTGGCTTACCAATAGGATGGCACTTACAACAGAGACTCTCAGAGCCTAACAGATACTATATAAAGGCAAAAAGGATGCTGGTGGGGAAAGGCAGGTAGGTAGGACAAATAAATTTCCAGGGTACTAATGCTAAAGCAGAACTGGACAAGACTGGTGGTTCGAGCCCCCATTCTACTTTGAAACATATTCTCTTTTTTTTGTTCAAAAtaagtaaaaagaaaaaaaaaaacgagGCACAGGAATCTCAGATGGTTTTAACCGCCTGATGAAATATAAGTTAAtcaagtgatctttctttgtaaAATTAGGAATCATATGAGAAAATCTTACTGATGTCAGATTCTCTTCCAGGATAGCAAATCTGGTGAAAGAATATCCCCACACTTAAAAACACAACATTGTCAGCTAGCTTCTAAGTCTCTACTTGTTCGAAGTTGCACTTATATGCCTTAAGATTCAGATGACAAACATGTGGCTTCTGTCAGGCCTCCCCATTTAGTCATTTGCTAGCAGGGCAAGACTGCACTATGATCTTTATCTTGACGAACATGTGATAAATAAAGGGCTTGGCCTGCCAGTTTGTTATTCAGTATGCCAGTTACCAAGTTGACTGCACTACAAATACATAACTTGACCTCCCAGTAGATGATAATCCATCCATCCATATTTGATAAGTGTATTTGTTAGTTTCACGGAGACCAAGAGCCATTTAATCCTCATTGGTCCAGCCTCATTGCTCACTGTCATTGGTTCGCCTCCGTCTCTGAACAATTTTCACCCAGACGCAGGGTCTTGGTCCACATGCAACCCAAGTAAAGGGTGCCTACCAGCAGTATATGCTGATCAATCTTGGATCTTTCCATTTTGCAAATGTGCGGATCAAATATGGGTGAAGGGAGTATGAGGGTGTGTGTCTCGTGTTTGTTTTTTACTTGTGAACTCACAAGAGTATATATTATTTTGTACCTAACATTAGTCCCCAAAAGTTTTCAATATATTATGAGCAAAAGAAAACCTTGAAATATGCAATCATTTTATATCAAATATCCATTTTGTGATCATGCTTGTACTGTTCTAAAGTCTCTGCACTTCCAATAATAAAAATTGAAAACCAAACAGCACTGAACTGGATCTCCAAGGAAAAGAGCAGAAAATTAATTATAATTCAGATAGGCCAGTTCATACAATATATGTAACTATTAAGAGTGATTACCATTTGATGCATTTTCTCGAGTGCATTGCAGGCAACGGAAAGCATTCTGATTGTTGAAGTATAAAGCTCAATCAGTTAATTAACAAGTCAAAAAATGAAAACTTACTGAGAACTTACAGGTCAACAACAAACAATTGATGCTGAAAAGTTCCAAGAGAAAAGAATGGAACAGAAATACAACAAGACAGCATCATGTATCTATTCGAGGGAATTGTAGTGCAATTGAATTGACAGTAGGTTGAGGTGTATAGTTATTTTATTTTAGTATATGAATACGAAGAAAATAAAAAGTTCAAACCATCACATGAACAAACGTAATGGATTTGAAGGTTCAAAAACAATACGGATGCAtcaaaaataaagaaaaagagaGGAATAACAAGCTTGCTGTTTAAGTCATTCACAGTTACCAAAATTCTTACGACAGAATGGTTGCTCAGATGACTGACATGTGAAAAAAGGTGAAACTTCCCATTTTAACAGAGTAGGTTTCATCTTCTCTCCCTCTATTGACCTTTCGCTATTGCTGCTCCTCTCTGAAAGGAACAGGAACATGATGGTTTGCAATACAAATGCTCAGTACCTTGCTATTCTCCAAGGTTAGTCCTAGTGCATTTACCTGATGCTTTTTTTTTTCCTAGTGCGCTTACCTGGTGCTTTTTTTATTTCCTCCAGTCTGTTTCTGGTTATCAAACATCATATATTTCTGTTATTACAGTAATGGAAATGGGGAGTTTCCtcgtttaaaaaaaaaagaaaaaggctaaCAGCCTAACAGTCCTTGGCCTTAGatggctttgaaacaaatgtAAAGAATCTCAAAGATGTAATAACAAATAGTGGAACAAGAAAATGCATGACTAAATGCAATTTCCTAACCAGACAATGAGCCATGAGCCTTAACCATTTTCTGCATGTTGATGGCTGCTGGTAGGACTTAACAGAACA
This region includes:
- the LOC136497069 gene encoding LOW QUALITY PROTEIN: putative 12-oxophytodienoate reductase 13 (The sequence of the model RefSeq protein was modified relative to this genomic sequence to represent the inferred CDS: inserted 2 bases in 1 codon), translated to MENIPLLSPYETERFRFSHRTVLAPLTRARSYGNLPQSHAILYYSQRATEGGLLIAEAKGVSPDAQGMSLIPHTPGIWTKAQVEAWKPVVDAVHAKGGIFFCQIWHVGRASDMEKEPISGTDKPVKKNGDDHMDFPIPRRLTIEEIPNVINHFRVAARNAVDAGFDGVEIHGAHGFLLEQFMKDSVNDRTDKYGGSIQNRCRIALEVVDAVVAEIGSDRVGIGLSPYANYLGCHESGXPDRLGVYMAQELNRYNILYCSAVEPEMVMVDGKMKIPHRLHEMRKAFNGTFMVGGGYDREEGNRVVADGYADMVVYGRLFLANPDMPRRFHLNAPLNKYDRSTFYTDDPVVGYTDYPFLENCEPLNSQYGEGSTKTKQN